The genomic interval AGACTGAAGCTGATCGACGACATGACGGTATCCGTCCCGCCGCCCCTGCTTTCGTCGACGATTTGCGTGGGGTTGGTTACGGTGAATGTGTCGTTGCCCGCGCCGCCATAGATATGGCCGGTTGCCGGTGGCGTGCTACCGCTGCCTGCGACCTCGATGATAACGGGATGGTCGACCACCTCAACCGTCAGGGACGACACATTGCTGAGGCTTTTGATCGCCGTCGACCCAGTCAAGGGATCGAAGACCTTAACAGAACCGAATGCGGTCCCGAGATTGACTTTGACGCCCGTCGTCGCGGCCTGAATCGCCGTGTCGGTGGACTGGTTCCAGATATCGGGCTCGTTCCAGATGATGATCTGGTAACTTCCGTCCGATTTTTCCGTAAGCAGGCTGCGGGCAGCCGAGGACGGAAGGCCCTCGATCGAATAGTTGAGAGTCCCGGCGCTGAAGCTTGCCTTCTGAGCGCCGTCGTCGGTCAATATTTCGGTCAGGTTGTGGATCGCCGTCGCTGCCGGCTTAGCCGAATAGTCGAGACGATAAAGGCCGAAATGTTTTTCCTGATTAGTGCCCTGCGGATCCGAATAGGCGTCGAGCAGTTCGTAAAGGAAGGTATGTTTCGATCCGAGAGCCGCGCCGTCCATCAGCGTATTGAGAAGCAGCTTTGCCTGGGTCGCTTCGCTGACGCCTTCCCAGCCGCCATTGGTATCGGCGGTGAGGGAAGTATGGTAGCCGGTCTCGGTGATCGCCAGCGGCTTGCCGGGATCGGCAGCGCGCTGAGCGCCGGATTCTCGAGAGAGCCATGAATATGGCTGGTCGCCATCTTTCGCATAGGTATGGATCGTCGTGTAGTCGGAGGCGGACGCGACCGTATATCCGGTAAAGCCGAGGACTGGGATGTTCTTCAACAAAGGGTCGGCGTTGACGGCGGCAGACAGGTCCTTCTGATAGGCGAGTGCTGCGGCCTGGCCGCTCAGGCCGTGGTAACTGACCGGCCAGTTGTTGACTTCGTTCGGGCCTTCAATGCCGACGACCGAGCCGGGATGGGCCTCAACGAAAGCATGCAGCCGCTGGGCCACGGTGGCCGGGTCGACCTCCCGCTGGGCGCTGAAGACGAATCGGACGCCGGCTTCGGCCGCATCGCCGAGATGAGTTTGTCCGTTGGGGTCGGAACTGGAATTGGGCGCGTGATCGCGAACCGTATCGAGGCCAAGATAGTCGATTGCCTTAACGACCTCGCCGACGTTGGAATATTTCCCGTCGGTGTAATCGATATGCGTATCAATACCAAAGGAACGGCTAATATCGTTTACTCTAACGGCTTGAGGCATGTGTTTTTCTCCCGGTCTACGAGGGAACTGGCGCTGGGAATAGATCCCCATTGCTGTCGCTAATTCGAACTAATACACGAGGAGCGCCGTGTCGCTGCTGCCGGTTAACCACGATATGTTGTTTCGAATGTGGCTCGTTCCACCAGAATTTATTATGAAATCTACGCTTGCATTCAGCGAACCAGGTTGCGGCGTGATGGAGAAGACGGCATTCGCTTCTCGGTCTGATCGGCGAA from Rhizobium lentis carries:
- a CDS encoding calcium-binding protein, with product MPQAVRVNDISRSFGIDTHIDYTDGKYSNVGEVVKAIDYLGLDTVRDHAPNSSSDPNGQTHLGDAAEAGVRFVFSAQREVDPATVAQRLHAFVEAHPGSVVGIEGPNEVNNWPVSYHGLSGQAAALAYQKDLSAAVNADPLLKNIPVLGFTGYTVASASDYTTIHTYAKDGDQPYSWLSRESGAQRAADPGKPLAITETGYHTSLTADTNGGWEGVSEATQAKLLLNTLMDGAALGSKHTFLYELLDAYSDPQGTNQEKHFGLYRLDYSAKPAATAIHNLTEILTDDGAQKASFSAGTLNYSIEGLPSSAARSLLTEKSDGSYQIIIWNEPDIWNQSTDTAIQAATTGVKVNLGTAFGSVKVFDPLTGSTAIKSLSNVSSLTVEVVDHPVIIEVAGSGSTPPATGHIYGGAGNDTFTVTNPTQIVDESRGGGTDTVMSSISFSLKDAAHAIGNIENLTLTGAANINATGNALTNVLVGNSGNNILDGSAGADRMAGRAGNDTYVIDNAGDFANEAGASGKDAVKASTSFSLADLQRTAGTIENLTLTGTANLNATGNNTANVLTGNDGNNKINGGKGADQLTGGLGNDKLIGKTGADILTGGGGADSFVFDVKPDNVGVDKIRDFSSAAGDKLLFDHAIFAALSLSKFSDENFVLGTKALEADDRLIYDETSGTLSFDADGSAAGSAVHVADLDKSPALHFSDFQLL